The following proteins come from a genomic window of Geomonas sp. RF6:
- the hcp gene encoding hydroxylamine reductase, which yields MFCYQCEQTANGTGCNISGVCGKKPDVAALQDHLVYGLKSLALYADKLGRNPEIDRFTIEGLFTTVTNVAFEPAGIGAMIKRCYELKEKAKALSAAVVSGPYAEWKPAEDVAGMAAQGELYGLKTQHEDDDTRSALHILMFGLKGMAAYMDHAMILGQSDDDVLAFFQRALAATTDSTLGLMDFATLALECGKHNLTVMGLLNKGNVGTYGHPVPTPVQLGTRAGKGILVSGHDLKMLEELLKQTEGKGINIYTHGEMLPAHGYPELKKFSHLTGNFGGAWQDQAKEFVDFPGAVIFNTNCIQRPAQSYTDRLFTWGLVSWPGAKHVEGWDFSAVIEKALECPDLPENPGKEILTGFGHNAVLGVADKVIEAVQAGKIRHFFLIGGCDGAKTGRNYYTEFAEKAPEDTVILTLACGKYRFNKLDFGDIGGIPRLLDVGQCNDSYSAIQIALALADAFKCGVNDLPLSLVLSWYEQKAVVVLLTLLHLGIKNIKLGPSLPAFITPNVLSFLVDTFNIGPITTADADLQAILG from the coding sequence ATGTTTTGTTACCAATGTGAGCAGACAGCAAATGGGACGGGATGCAACATTTCGGGCGTATGCGGCAAGAAGCCGGACGTGGCCGCGCTGCAGGATCACCTCGTCTATGGTCTTAAAAGCCTCGCCCTCTACGCGGACAAGCTGGGGCGGAACCCGGAGATAGACCGCTTCACCATCGAGGGACTCTTCACTACCGTTACCAATGTTGCCTTCGAGCCGGCAGGAATTGGCGCGATGATTAAGCGCTGCTACGAGTTGAAGGAAAAAGCGAAGGCACTTTCCGCGGCGGTGGTTAGCGGCCCCTATGCCGAATGGAAACCCGCCGAAGACGTCGCAGGGATGGCGGCGCAGGGCGAACTGTATGGCCTCAAAACGCAACATGAGGACGATGACACCCGCTCCGCCCTCCACATCCTCATGTTCGGGCTCAAAGGGATGGCCGCGTACATGGACCACGCCATGATCCTGGGCCAGAGCGACGATGATGTGCTGGCTTTCTTCCAACGCGCCTTGGCTGCCACCACCGATTCCACCCTCGGCCTGATGGACTTTGCAACCCTCGCCTTAGAGTGCGGAAAGCACAACCTGACGGTGATGGGCCTGCTGAACAAGGGCAATGTTGGCACCTACGGCCACCCGGTGCCGACACCCGTGCAGCTCGGGACGAGAGCGGGAAAGGGGATACTGGTCTCCGGGCACGACCTGAAGATGCTGGAAGAGCTGCTGAAGCAGACTGAAGGGAAGGGGATCAACATTTACACCCATGGTGAGATGCTTCCGGCCCACGGGTATCCCGAGCTGAAGAAGTTCAGCCACCTCACCGGCAACTTCGGCGGCGCATGGCAGGACCAGGCAAAGGAGTTTGTTGATTTCCCCGGCGCAGTCATATTCAACACCAACTGTATCCAGCGTCCCGCCCAATCCTACACCGACCGCCTCTTCACCTGGGGGCTGGTAAGCTGGCCCGGGGCCAAGCATGTAGAGGGATGGGATTTCTCCGCAGTGATCGAGAAGGCACTCGAATGCCCAGATCTGCCTGAGAATCCGGGCAAGGAGATCCTGACCGGCTTTGGCCACAATGCAGTCCTTGGTGTAGCGGACAAGGTAATTGAAGCAGTGCAGGCTGGGAAGATCCGCCATTTCTTCCTGATTGGCGGGTGTGACGGTGCGAAAACCGGGCGCAACTACTATACCGAGTTTGCAGAGAAGGCACCGGAAGACACTGTCATACTTACCCTCGCCTGCGGCAAATACCGCTTCAACAAACTCGACTTTGGCGATATAGGAGGCATCCCGCGGCTCCTGGATGTCGGGCAGTGCAACGACTCCTACTCGGCCATCCAGATAGCACTTGCCTTGGCGGACGCCTTCAAGTGCGGCGTCAACGACCTGCCTCTCTCACTCGTACTCTCCTGGTACGAGCAGAAGGCGGTGGTGGTGCTCCTGACCTTGCTCCACCTGGGGATCAAGAACATCAAGCTCGGGCCGTCGCTCCCAGCCTTCATCACCCCGAACGTCCTCAGCTTCCTCGTGGACACCTTCAACATCGGACCTATCACGACTGCCGACGCTGATCTCCAGGCAATTCTGGGCTGA
- a CDS encoding M48 family metallopeptidase, translated as MHPDSVTWGSVEITYRYQYSERKTLAISVHPDLSVTVKAPHGTTPEAIREYVLRRAGWISRSQREFEGYLPKQPPRRYVSGETHRYLGRQYRLKLEQGEAESVKCLRGYLRVTTKAEPTPERAKVLLDGWYRTHAKVVFHERLLACYKRAEREGIGFPAMTVRQMGSRWGSFSSAGRITLNLSLVKAPKDCIDYVIMHELCHFAEKHHGPRFWALLGRLMPEYEERRAKLNLYAE; from the coding sequence ATGCATCCCGACAGTGTCACCTGGGGTAGCGTGGAGATCACCTACCGTTACCAGTATTCAGAGAGAAAGACCCTCGCCATCAGCGTACATCCGGATCTTTCCGTCACAGTGAAAGCCCCGCACGGCACGACGCCGGAAGCGATTCGGGAGTATGTCCTGCGGCGGGCCGGGTGGATCAGCCGGTCTCAACGTGAATTTGAGGGGTATCTTCCAAAGCAGCCGCCACGGCGTTACGTGAGCGGGGAGACGCATCGGTACCTGGGGCGGCAGTATCGGTTGAAGCTGGAGCAGGGAGAGGCCGAGTCGGTGAAGTGTCTGCGGGGATACCTCCGGGTTACAACCAAAGCGGAACCGACTCCGGAGCGGGCTAAGGTCCTTCTCGATGGCTGGTACCGGACTCACGCGAAGGTGGTGTTTCACGAGCGACTGCTGGCCTGCTATAAAAGGGCCGAGCGGGAAGGTATAGGGTTCCCCGCCATGACCGTGCGGCAAATGGGGAGCCGCTGGGGTAGTTTCTCGTCGGCGGGCAGGATTACCCTGAACCTCTCCCTCGTGAAGGCCCCCAAAGACTGCATCGACTACGTCATCATGCACGAGCTCTGTCACTTCGCGGAAAAGCACCACGGCCCGCGCTTCTGGGCACTCCTCGGCCGGCTGATGCCGGAGTATGAGGAGAGGCGAGCGAAGCTAAATCTTTATGCTGAATAG
- a CDS encoding deoxyguanosinetriphosphate triphosphohydrolase family protein, with protein MGTSFEGVGAFPGSPKWEKCISRMTKLYKRPDEIRSEFSRDYNRLLHCPAYRRLKHKTQVFFATENDHVCTRIEHVSHVSSVSYTISKELGLNTELCSAIALGHDVGHAPFGHEGETILKTLGKDYITDVFWHERNSLWFVDNIETLPDPNGNEDNLNLTYAVRDGIVCHSGEVDENAILPRDFFNDLSEIDRPNKFSPYTWEGCIVKIADKISYLGRDIEDAISLRILDRSQLRELAAIIKTLTKIDVREVNNTILMHHFILDLCHCSSPKQGICFSKEYLEFINLIKAFNYKNIYYHKRLTYYKKYANVVLESIFEFLLSHYRNKDLYKKLFAIAPSYPTIVPTFCEWLLKYSDCDLDLRSRRKYKNKIIYAASDEIQYVRSILDFISGMSDHFAVKCFNDVMKF; from the coding sequence ATGGGAACCAGCTTTGAGGGTGTCGGAGCCTTTCCTGGCTCACCGAAGTGGGAAAAGTGCATCAGCAGGATGACTAAGTTGTACAAGCGGCCGGATGAAATCCGCAGTGAATTCTCCCGCGACTACAACAGGCTCCTGCATTGTCCTGCGTATAGGCGGCTGAAGCATAAGACACAGGTTTTCTTCGCCACGGAAAACGACCATGTCTGCACCCGCATCGAGCACGTCAGTCATGTCTCTTCCGTGAGCTATACCATATCGAAAGAGCTCGGGCTCAATACAGAGCTTTGCTCAGCGATTGCGTTAGGGCACGATGTTGGACACGCGCCTTTTGGTCATGAGGGGGAGACGATCCTCAAGACCCTAGGCAAAGACTACATCACCGACGTCTTTTGGCATGAGAGGAACTCTCTGTGGTTTGTAGACAACATTGAGACGCTGCCAGATCCCAACGGCAATGAGGATAATCTCAACCTGACATATGCAGTAAGAGACGGCATCGTTTGCCATTCAGGCGAGGTAGACGAAAATGCCATCTTACCACGAGATTTCTTCAACGACTTGTCCGAAATCGATCGGCCCAACAAGTTCTCCCCCTACACGTGGGAGGGGTGCATAGTGAAAATAGCTGACAAGATCTCCTATCTGGGTCGAGATATTGAGGATGCGATCAGTTTGCGAATCCTCGATAGATCTCAGCTGAGAGAACTTGCAGCCATAATAAAAACTCTTACAAAAATAGATGTAAGAGAGGTGAATAACACCATTCTGATGCATCACTTTATACTTGATCTTTGTCATTGCAGCAGTCCCAAACAAGGCATCTGTTTTTCTAAAGAGTATCTAGAATTCATCAACCTGATTAAGGCCTTTAACTATAAGAATATCTATTACCACAAAAGACTTACCTACTACAAAAAATATGCTAACGTCGTACTCGAATCAATCTTCGAATTTTTGCTATCGCATTACAGAAACAAAGATTTGTACAAAAAGCTGTTCGCCATCGCTCCATCATATCCGACCATCGTCCCAACCTTCTGCGAGTGGCTCCTGAAATACTCCGATTGTGACTTGGACCTCAGGAGTAGGCGAAAATACAAGAATAAAATTATCTATGCAGCGTCTGATGAAATACAATACGTCAGGTCAATCCTTGACTTCATCTCCGGTATGAGCGACCACTTTGCCGTGAAGTGCTTCAATGATGTGATGAAATTTTAA
- a CDS encoding virulence RhuM family protein, producing MTKGELIIYTTEDGRVAMQLRVEDGTVWMTQMEMAELFQSTKQNISLHIKNVLDEGELPEEATVKESLTVQIEGGREVKRKIQLYNLDMILAVGYRVRSPRGTQFRQWATSTLREYLVKGFAMDDQRLKEPGGWDYFDELIERIRDIRASEKRFYQKVRDIYTTSVDYDSRSEAAQLFFKKVQNKMLWAITGHTAPEIICERSNTGLLNMGLMSWEGGRVRKKDVTIAKNYLKQEEIDELNRIVAMYLDYADDQARRRKQMTMRDWEERLDAFLSFNERDVLTHAGRIKSAVAEKLALGRYEKFDAHRREAERLAADRVDLEALARIEKSALPKKTKGAS from the coding sequence ATGACCAAAGGGGAACTGATCATCTACACGACCGAAGACGGTCGCGTAGCGATGCAGCTGCGGGTGGAGGACGGCACGGTTTGGATGACTCAGATGGAGATGGCGGAGCTATTCCAGAGCACCAAGCAGAACATCAGCCTGCACATCAAGAACGTTCTGGACGAGGGGGAACTTCCTGAGGAGGCAACTGTCAAGGAATCCTTGACAGTTCAAATCGAAGGGGGACGAGAGGTTAAGCGAAAGATCCAGCTCTACAACCTGGACATGATTCTTGCCGTCGGCTACCGGGTCCGTTCCCCGCGCGGCACACAGTTCCGGCAGTGGGCGACGAGCACGCTGCGCGAGTACCTTGTGAAGGGCTTCGCCATGGACGACCAGCGGCTGAAGGAGCCCGGCGGCTGGGACTATTTCGACGAGCTCATCGAACGAATCCGGGACATCCGGGCCTCGGAAAAGCGGTTCTACCAGAAGGTGCGCGACATCTACACCACCAGCGTCGACTACGATTCGCGGAGCGAAGCGGCGCAGCTCTTCTTCAAGAAGGTACAGAACAAGATGCTCTGGGCGATCACCGGCCACACCGCGCCAGAGATCATCTGCGAGCGCAGCAATACCGGGCTGCTCAATATGGGGCTTATGTCATGGGAAGGGGGCCGCGTCCGCAAGAAGGATGTGACCATCGCGAAGAACTACCTGAAGCAGGAGGAGATCGACGAGCTGAACCGCATCGTCGCCATGTACCTCGACTACGCCGATGACCAGGCGCGGCGGCGCAAGCAGATGACCATGCGGGATTGGGAAGAGAGACTGGATGCCTTCCTGTCCTTCAACGAGCGCGACGTGCTGACACATGCCGGGCGCATCAAGTCCGCGGTGGCGGAGAAACTGGCTCTGGGCCGCTACGAAAAGTTCGACGCCCATCGGCGCGAGGCGGAGCGGCTGGCAGCGGATCGGGTAGATCTTGAGGCGTTGGCGCGGATTGAGAAGTCTGCACTGCCGAAAAAAACGAAGGGGGCATCTTGA
- a CDS encoding restriction endonuclease subunit S translates to MIPKDWRKMRVDEIGSVQGGRQRSPHAKGILQRYLRVANVQDGFIDASDVLEMPFTEAEIERFHLKDGDILLNEGQSLELVGRSAMYRGNPPDCCYQNTLIRFQAGAHVDPEFAQHLFTYCRLSGHFQAIASRTTSIAHLGVERFASLVVPVPPVEEQKKISEVLETWYSAQKFLEEVITAKEVRRSWLIQQLVTGKRRLSSFQKPWQTVHLRDVFTNRMEPDHPDLPLVAITGENGVVSRDDLIRRDTSSEDKSRYLRICPGDIGYNTMRMWQGVCGLSQLEGIVSPAYTIVTPKDSVDGEFMALLFKSPTVVHMFHRHSQGLVDDTLNLKWRHFAEIKVTIPEKPEQQALAKVFRAVDQEITLLRDQLDALREQKKGLMQKLLTGKVRVKVSCR, encoded by the coding sequence TTGATTCCCAAGGATTGGCGGAAAATGCGGGTGGATGAGATAGGTAGCGTCCAGGGAGGACGGCAACGCTCTCCACACGCAAAAGGCATCCTACAGCGTTATCTGCGCGTTGCGAATGTTCAGGATGGTTTCATAGACGCTTCAGACGTGCTCGAGATGCCTTTTACCGAGGCAGAAATTGAACGGTTTCACCTCAAGGATGGGGACATACTGCTGAACGAAGGGCAGAGTCTCGAGTTGGTGGGAAGATCGGCAATGTATCGAGGGAACCCACCGGATTGCTGTTATCAAAATACTCTGATCCGCTTCCAGGCGGGTGCGCACGTAGATCCCGAGTTCGCTCAGCATCTTTTCACTTACTGCCGTCTTTCAGGTCACTTCCAAGCCATAGCATCGAGAACGACCTCTATTGCTCACTTGGGCGTGGAGCGTTTTGCGTCTCTGGTTGTACCTGTTCCTCCCGTTGAAGAGCAGAAAAAAATCTCTGAGGTACTGGAAACTTGGTACAGCGCCCAAAAATTCCTTGAAGAGGTAATTACCGCCAAAGAAGTGCGCCGTTCTTGGCTCATTCAGCAACTTGTGACCGGGAAGCGGCGGCTTTCGTCTTTCCAAAAACCGTGGCAAACGGTTCATCTACGAGATGTATTTACTAATCGAATGGAGCCTGATCATCCAGATCTACCCCTTGTCGCCATTACAGGTGAAAACGGCGTCGTGAGCCGTGATGATTTGATTCGAAGAGACACCTCAAGCGAAGACAAAAGTAGGTACCTCCGAATCTGCCCTGGCGACATAGGCTATAACACGATGCGAATGTGGCAAGGAGTATGTGGTCTCTCCCAGCTAGAGGGTATCGTTAGCCCTGCTTACACAATAGTTACGCCGAAAGATAGCGTCGATGGCGAGTTCATGGCCCTTCTTTTCAAATCCCCTACAGTAGTACACATGTTCCATCGTCATTCACAGGGGTTAGTCGACGACACCTTAAATCTAAAATGGCGGCACTTTGCAGAAATTAAGGTGACCATTCCAGAAAAGCCGGAGCAACAAGCCCTTGCCAAGGTCTTTCGTGCCGTGGACCAGGAAATCACTCTCCTACGTGATCAACTAGACGCTCTGCGCGAGCAGAAGAAAGGGCTCATGCAGAAGCTTTTGACCGGAAAGGTGCGGGTGAAGGTTTCATGCAGGTGA
- a CDS encoding OmpA family protein — translation MKSNRIAKGIVCASAVAVLASGCATNPDGSYEYKRSAIGGVGGAALGAGVGAIFGGGKGAAIGGLTGAVVGGGIGNYMDRQAAALKKSMPEAEVVRDGDKVFVALPSGILFDTGKDALKASAKESLAKAAATLKGSETNIIIQGHTDSTGSDAINQPLSQKRANHVRDFLVANGVPGSRMTAIGYGSSRPAVPNDTAENRALNRRVQMEISPNEKARAQNSGNN, via the coding sequence ATGAAATCGAACCGCATTGCAAAGGGCATCGTCTGTGCTTCAGCAGTCGCCGTTTTGGCGAGCGGGTGTGCAACAAACCCCGATGGTAGCTACGAATACAAGAGGAGCGCCATCGGCGGAGTGGGGGGTGCCGCGTTGGGTGCTGGTGTCGGCGCGATCTTCGGTGGGGGTAAGGGAGCGGCGATTGGTGGATTGACCGGCGCGGTAGTTGGAGGCGGTATTGGGAACTATATGGACCGTCAGGCCGCTGCCTTGAAGAAGAGTATGCCCGAAGCGGAAGTCGTGCGTGACGGTGACAAGGTATTCGTTGCCTTACCATCAGGCATTCTCTTCGATACTGGGAAAGATGCCTTAAAAGCGTCGGCTAAAGAATCCCTAGCAAAAGCCGCAGCCACGCTAAAAGGCTCAGAGACCAACATCATTATTCAAGGTCACACAGATTCCACAGGCTCCGATGCGATTAATCAGCCATTGAGCCAAAAACGGGCCAACCATGTTCGGGATTTTCTAGTAGCCAATGGCGTACCAGGTTCCCGGATGACGGCCATTGGGTACGGATCAAGCCGCCCTGCTGTGCCTAACGATACTGCTGAAAATCGTGCGCTGAACCGTCGTGTGCAGATGGAAATTAGCCCCAACGAAAAGGCCAGGGCGCAAAACAGCGGCAACAACTAG
- a CDS encoding type I restriction endonuclease subunit R: MRLSYLEDFDSVIPAIQLLSALGWRYLSREEALRLRNGRADQVVLTEVLRPWLEANNRIEVKGESHLFSDANIAEAIRRLTSEPFDGLVRTNEKIYHLLTLGTSLDQTIAGDRKGRSLHYIEWQHPERNQYHVTNEFTVERTRSHETVRCDLVLFVNGIPFVVIECKRRDKDHQAGEKQIEIAISQQLRNQKDDYVPHLFQFAQLLIATSVNDIRYATVGTPRKYWSVWKEEGCHDDVIHAAANLRLPSQVEAQIFAPLEAKEVESFREARDFFTDLWSAGDRLPTNQDRTLWALLRPERLLELVYGYVVFDAGVRKIARYQQYFAVKRTVERVLPLHEGQRQGGVIWHTTGSGKSLTMVMLAKALALHSAIVSPRVIIVSDRVDLDDQIWRTFEACGKSAAKATTGEHLVRLLTEGKASVITTIINKFTTVRGKYGIKDPNPNIFVLVDESHRTNYGTTAAQMRRVFSHACYLGFTGTPLLKSEKSTARKFGGFIHSYTMRNAVEDEAVAPLLYEGRMAILEQNRDAMERWFQRVTAGLSDAQKADLKRKMATKEVVQKAEQRLRMIAFDISAHYRENVQGTGLKAQLAADSRTAAILYRKFLKEYGMVEAEVIMSPPDTRKEHDSTEEEDETCVNAFWKEMMGRFGSEERYLKELIGSFGREDGVEILIVVDKLLTGFDEPRNTVLYIDKGLKEHNILQAIARVNRLATGKEFGYIVDYRGILGELNQAMNTYDKLEGFDAADVDLGGAVIDTHAEVRTLPQRHTDLWDVFKEVRNKRDIEAMEQHLAPEDRRQAFYEALTAYQKTLAVALGTEHFYEDTPAERISAYKEDLKLFRSLRASVQQRFAETIDYSQYEKQIRKVMDSHIQAPDVEVVTELVNIFDVEAFDKEVERRVGAAAKADTIASRLVKTIHEKMDEDPVFYRKFADLVQQAIDDYRSGRISDAEYLRKVADQLATVRQGHEAELPDQLTHYKEARSFYGVVGEVLEGYGPEQAERKQLATEMAIAIDEIIGSLKRRDWHTMEDVMKDMQNAIDDYLFEARDRLGVGLSTADMDVIIERCLSIAKKLAGG; encoded by the coding sequence ATGAGGCTTTCTTACCTTGAAGATTTCGATTCGGTTATCCCGGCTATCCAGCTCCTGAGCGCCCTGGGGTGGCGTTACCTGAGCCGGGAGGAGGCGCTGCGGCTGCGCAACGGCCGTGCCGACCAGGTGGTGCTCACCGAGGTGCTGCGCCCTTGGCTGGAGGCGAATAACCGCATCGAGGTCAAGGGGGAAAGCCACCTTTTCAGCGACGCCAACATCGCCGAGGCGATCAGACGGCTCACCTCGGAGCCTTTCGACGGGCTGGTGCGCACCAACGAGAAGATCTACCACCTGCTCACCTTGGGGACGAGCCTCGATCAGACCATCGCCGGCGATCGCAAGGGGCGCTCCCTGCACTACATCGAATGGCAGCACCCGGAGAGAAACCAGTACCACGTGACCAACGAGTTCACGGTGGAGCGCACCCGCTCGCACGAGACGGTGCGCTGCGACCTGGTGTTGTTCGTGAACGGCATCCCCTTCGTGGTGATCGAGTGCAAGCGCCGGGACAAGGACCACCAGGCGGGGGAGAAGCAGATTGAGATCGCCATCTCCCAGCAGCTGCGCAACCAGAAGGACGACTACGTTCCCCACCTTTTCCAATTCGCCCAGCTCCTCATAGCCACCAGTGTCAACGATATCCGCTATGCCACCGTAGGTACTCCGCGCAAGTACTGGAGCGTCTGGAAGGAGGAGGGGTGCCACGACGACGTGATCCACGCTGCCGCCAACCTGCGCCTCCCTTCGCAGGTGGAGGCCCAGATCTTCGCACCGCTGGAGGCGAAGGAGGTGGAGAGCTTCCGCGAGGCGCGCGACTTCTTCACCGATCTTTGGAGCGCAGGGGACCGGCTCCCCACCAACCAGGACCGCACCCTGTGGGCGTTGCTGCGGCCGGAGCGGCTGCTGGAGCTCGTCTATGGCTACGTGGTCTTCGACGCGGGAGTCCGCAAGATCGCCCGCTACCAGCAGTACTTTGCGGTGAAGCGGACCGTGGAGCGGGTGCTTCCCCTGCACGAGGGGCAGCGACAGGGTGGCGTGATCTGGCACACCACCGGGAGCGGGAAATCCCTTACCATGGTCATGCTGGCCAAGGCCTTGGCCCTGCATTCCGCAATCGTCAGTCCCCGCGTCATCATAGTCTCCGACCGTGTCGATCTGGACGACCAGATCTGGCGCACCTTCGAAGCGTGCGGCAAGAGCGCCGCCAAGGCCACCACCGGGGAACACCTGGTGCGCCTCCTCACCGAGGGGAAGGCGAGCGTCATCACGACCATCATCAACAAGTTCACCACGGTGCGCGGCAAGTACGGCATCAAGGACCCCAATCCCAACATCTTCGTGCTGGTGGATGAGAGCCACCGTACCAACTACGGCACGACTGCGGCCCAGATGCGGCGCGTCTTCAGCCACGCCTGCTACCTCGGCTTCACAGGCACTCCGCTTCTTAAGAGCGAGAAGAGCACCGCCCGCAAGTTCGGGGGATTCATCCATTCCTACACCATGCGCAACGCGGTGGAGGACGAAGCGGTGGCGCCGCTTCTGTACGAAGGGCGCATGGCGATTCTCGAGCAGAATCGGGACGCCATGGAGCGCTGGTTCCAGCGTGTCACGGCAGGCCTTAGCGATGCGCAGAAGGCCGACCTGAAGCGGAAGATGGCCACCAAGGAGGTGGTGCAGAAGGCCGAACAGCGCCTGCGCATGATCGCCTTCGACATCAGCGCCCACTACCGCGAGAACGTCCAGGGCACCGGGCTCAAAGCCCAGCTTGCCGCCGACTCCCGAACCGCAGCCATCCTCTACCGCAAATTCCTGAAAGAATACGGCATGGTGGAGGCGGAGGTCATCATGTCGCCGCCGGATACCCGCAAGGAGCACGACTCCACGGAAGAGGAAGACGAAACCTGCGTCAACGCCTTCTGGAAGGAGATGATGGGGCGTTTCGGCTCCGAAGAGCGCTACCTCAAGGAGCTCATCGGTTCCTTCGGCCGGGAGGATGGGGTGGAGATCCTCATCGTGGTGGACAAGCTCCTGACCGGCTTCGACGAGCCGCGCAACACCGTCCTTTACATCGACAAAGGGCTCAAGGAGCACAACATTCTCCAGGCGATCGCCAGGGTGAATCGCCTCGCCACCGGCAAGGAGTTCGGATATATCGTCGACTACCGCGGCATTCTGGGAGAGCTGAACCAGGCGATGAACACCTACGACAAGCTGGAGGGGTTCGACGCCGCCGACGTCGACCTCGGGGGCGCCGTGATCGACACGCATGCGGAGGTGCGCACCCTACCGCAGCGGCACACGGACCTGTGGGACGTCTTCAAGGAGGTTAGGAACAAGCGCGACATCGAGGCGATGGAGCAGCACCTCGCTCCAGAAGACCGGCGGCAGGCCTTCTACGAAGCGCTCACGGCATACCAGAAGACCCTGGCGGTGGCGCTCGGCACCGAGCACTTCTACGAGGATACGCCGGCGGAGCGCATCAGCGCCTACAAGGAGGACCTCAAACTGTTCCGCAGCCTGCGGGCCTCGGTGCAGCAGCGCTTCGCCGAGACGATCGACTACAGCCAATACGAGAAGCAGATCCGTAAGGTTATGGACAGTCACATCCAGGCGCCTGACGTCGAGGTGGTGACCGAGCTCGTGAACATCTTCGATGTGGAGGCCTTCGATAAAGAAGTGGAGCGCAGGGTGGGCGCCGCGGCAAAGGCGGACACCATTGCCAGCCGCCTGGTGAAGACCATTCACGAAAAGATGGACGAGGACCCCGTCTTCTACCGCAAGTTCGCCGACCTAGTGCAACAGGCCATCGATGATTACCGCAGCGGCCGGATCTCCGACGCCGAGTACCTGCGCAAGGTGGCCGACCAGTTGGCAACGGTCAGGCAAGGGCATGAGGCGGAGCTGCCGGATCAGCTCACCCATTACAAGGAGGCACGGTCTTTTTACGGCGTGGTGGGAGAGGTGCTTGAGGGATACGGCCCGGAGCAGGCGGAGCGCAAACAGCTGGCCACCGAAATGGCCATCGCCATCGATGAGATCATCGGCAGCCTGAAACGCCGCGACTGGCACACCATGGAAGACGTAATGAAGGACATGCAGAACGCCATAGACGACTATCTTTTCGAGGCGCGAGACAGGCTCGGCGTCGGCCTTTCGACAGCTGACATGGACGTGATCATCGAGCGCTGCCTCTCCATCGCGAAGAAACTGGCAGGCGGATAG